TCCAATAATATCATATAGTCTGACAGTTAAGAACAGAAGTGTCACAGAGGACAGCCCCGAGATCATCCAGGTTACCCGCTCCATATCCAAGTCCATTTTCGGGACAACGTGAAATCCCAGCGCTAAAACCAGCAAGACCAGACTATCTATGGAACATGCCTGCCAGTCGGTGGCAAGATAGAAATAACGGAAAACAAAATTAACAAGTGCTGCCAATAAGAGCAGCACAGAAGTATACATACTGACTATGATATTTTCATAATAGCTCATCAGATTTGCATCTTGCGTTTCGCGAAGCGAGGACAGAACATCAGGTATCGTTCTCATTTTAGAGTATCGGTTCATAGTCGCTCCCGTTTCTGGCTATTTTATAACCCAAATAAATTTTTCAGTTTTTTTGTGGAATTTCTGCTCACAGGAATATATTCTTTGGTATCTTTTAACTTTAAATTATACGCACTGTTGAACCAGGGACTGATTTTTTCAATTTTATCGATATTGACAATATAGCTTCGATGACACCGAAAAAAGCTGCCGGATCCAAGCTTCTTCTCCCACGAATTTAAAGAGTCAGGACTTTGATATTTTCCTTTTTCGGTGATAACAACAATATCCCCTTCAACTGCCGTTAAATAAATAACCTCCGACAGGTCAATCAGAATAATGGTTTCATCTTCCCATACAGGGATTTTTTTGATCTCCTGTTCCATTTTGCGTTCCGGATAGAAGTGTTCAGGTTTATCGGCAAGGGCTTTTTCTACCACTGAAATAACTTCTTCGTTTTCCCAAGGCTTGGTGAGGTAATAATAAATACTGCCTTCATTAATCGCTGAAATTGCAACATTAATGTCTGACGAACCAGTGATCAAAATTCTGACGGCATCCGGGTACTCTTCTCTTGAACGTTTTAACAGATCAATACCCAGCATTCCCGGCATATTTTGGTCACAAATGATCACGTCTATCGCGCTTTTTTGCAGAAAATCCAGCGCTTCTTCCGAGTTCGTTGCGGCAAACAGCTCGTATCCCCGGGAATGTAGGATACGCTTTAAAGCGTTGAGCACCATCGGTTCATCATCAACCAAAAGTATTCTTGCCATATCTTCCTTTCTATTTTATCTGTCCGGACCAGAAAATGAATAATTTTCCTTTTTATTCTCGGGTATATTCGACATTTTCTTTTTTATTCCTTTTTTGAGTTCTTTTTTTAGCTTTATTTATTTCCCTTTTCATCTTAAACGACCAATGGCAAATATTCATTCTAGTACTGCGTATTTTAAATAAATGGGCAACATATACAGTATGCTTTATATTAATTTTTATAAAGCTGGATTGTGTTTCTGCCCTGATATTTGGCCTGGTAAAGGGCAGCATCAGCCTGGGTAATCAGTTGATCTTTATTTTCCGCCAGATCAGGAAAAATTGAGAAACCGACCGAAAGCGTTAAAGTTCTTGTAACGTGACAATCCGGGAAAGAAAATCGCAGACTGTAAAATGCTTCTTTAAGTCTTTCCATGACAAAATGGACTTCTTCGACGCCGGAATCAGGCAAAATTACTGCAAATTCGTCCCCGCCGTAGCGGCAGGCAATATCTGACTTTCTCGTTGTGTTTTGGATCAGCCTGGCTGTTTTTCTTAGTATTTCATCACCGAAATAATGGCCATAGGAATCATTGTACATCTTAAAGTTATCAATATCGATCATACACAAGACAAGCGTACGATTGGCTCTGGTCGCCCTCGCAATCTCTTCGTCAAGCCTTTGCTGAAAATACCTGTGATTGTAGATCTCTGTCAGACCGTCTGTTACAGAAAGGGTCTCAAGTACTTTCTGGGTCTTTTTGTTGCGTTCAACTTCAATGGCAATAATCGCAGATCCCAAAAAGTTAGCCAGGATGAACACGGCAATAGCAAAATAATATGGGTCACCTTGTATTATTCCGAATCTGAATGGAGCAGTGATCCCTATGATGCTGTATATCAGCGTAACCACAAGGCCGGTATACCCAAAGATCAGCGGCATCAGCAACGTGACGACAGCCATTATACTCCCTATAATAATTCCCGGAGCTGTATTTAAATTACCAAAAAAC
This genomic stretch from Dehalobacter restrictus DSM 9455 harbors:
- a CDS encoding LytTR family transcriptional regulator DNA-binding domain-containing protein translates to MARILLVDDEPMVLNALKRILHSRGYELFAATNSEEALDFLQKSAIDVIICDQNMPGMLGIDLLKRSREEYPDAVRILITGSSDINVAISAINEGSIYYYLTKPWENEEVISVVEKALADKPEHFYPERKMEQEIKKIPVWEDETIILIDLSEVIYLTAVEGDIVVITEKGKYQSPDSLNSWEKKLGSGSFFRCHRSYIVNIDKIEKISPWFNSAYNLKLKDTKEYIPVSRNSTKKLKNLFGL
- a CDS encoding GGDEF domain-containing protein is translated as MNLVNRKDDHDFLDKHRLSQKNKFIICLLFIGILVLVLFFGNLNTAPGIIIGSIMAVVTLLMPLIFGYTGLVVTLIYSIIGITAPFRFGIIQGDPYYFAIAVFILANFLGSAIIAIEVERNKKTQKVLETLSVTDGLTEIYNHRYFQQRLDEEIARATRANRTLVLCMIDIDNFKMYNDSYGHYFGDEILRKTARLIQNTTRKSDIACRYGGDEFAVILPDSGVEEVHFVMERLKEAFYSLRFSFPDCHVTRTLTLSVGFSIFPDLAENKDQLITQADAALYQAKYQGRNTIQLYKN